The Haloterrigena turkmenica DSM 5511 genome includes the window TACCCCCGCGAGATCGGGCTGGTCAGTTGCTGATAGACTCGCCGCCCGATCTGGTAGGCTGCGTTGACGTCCGTCCCGAAGACCAGCAGGATCGAATTAAAGGGGAACTCGAGGACGGTCGTCACCAGCCCCTCCGCGATCCGCGGGGCGCTGATCGCGAGCAGTTGCTTCGTGACCGTCCACTGGCGAGGGCGGACGAAGCCGGCCGGCGTCCACGGACCGCGGATCGCGGCGACGAGCGCGAGCGCGGAGAAGACGTTGCCGAAGGCGGTCGCGATGCCGACGCCGAGGATGTGGAGCCGCGGCGCGGGCCCCAACCCCAACCCGAGAACGAGCGTCCCGACGATGTTGAGGCCGTTCGAGACGACGTTGAGGTACATCGGCGTCCGCGTGTCGCCGGCCCCCTGCATCGACCGCGCGGCGACCAGCGCGACGTGGCGGGCTGGGCTGGTCGCGAAGATGATCGCGAGGTAGAGCCCGCCCATGCGGGCCACCGCCGACTCGGCGCCGAGCACGCCGATCGCTCGCTCTCCGAAGAGAACGCCGAACAGCACGAACGGGAGCCCGGCGACCGCGCCGAGCAGTATCGCCTGCGTGATCGCCTCGTCCCGGTTGCCCGTCGCGCCGCTGCCCGTGTCCTGACTCAAGAGGGCGATAACGCCGCTTCCCAGGCCCAGCCCGATCCGTAGCGGCAACCGCGCATACAGGTCCGCCAGCCCGACGGCCGCGACCGCCGCGGGCGAGAACAGTCCGGTGACGACGACGTCCGTCGTTCGCATCATCGTCCGGAGGAACTGCTCGATCATCACCGGCCACGAGAGATCGAACACGCGCCGCCAGACGTCGAACAGTCGCCGTCGCCCTCCGGAGAGCACGATTCTGAATTCGGGGCGTCCGGTGCTTGAACTTGTTGCAATCGGCACTCGAGGGAACGTCCGCTCGCTCGAGACGGCGCGACGACGGTGCGGTTCGCGACACGCTTATCAGCTTGCTATCCGAAGTGATGACTGAAAAATGAGCGAGTGGATCGCCCGGAACATCGCGCTCTCGTTCGTGTTCTGGGCGATTGTCGCCTTCGTTCTCATCGGCGGCCTCGAGGTCCTCGTCTTCGATCGGTTCGAACCGCTCGAGTACGTCGGTTCCACGATCGGACTCGGGATCGGATTCACGGTCGGGATGCCGCCGGTTCCGCTGCGGACCGCGGATACGTGAGGCAGTCGCGATCGCCTCGCGGAGCTATCTCGACGAGTAACAGGCCTGCTCGACGCGTTCGTCGTACAGCCGCGAGAGTCGCTCCGTAACAGGTCCGCCGCCGATCTCCCGGTCGTCCAGCGTCGCGATCGGTCGCAGCTCCCAGGTCCGGTTCGTCAGAAACGCCTCGTCGGCCCCGCGGACGTCTGTAAGATCGTACCGCCCCTCTCGAGTCGGAATTCCCTCCTCGGCAGCCAGTTCGAGGACGATCTCGCGGGTGATTCCCGGTAGCACGTCTCCGTCGGTCGTCGGCGTGTGGAGGGTGCCGTCGCGGACGAAAAACAGGTTGCTCGTCGCGCCCTCCGCGACCGACCCCTCGAGGTCGCGCATGAGCGCCTCGTCGGCCGCCGTTCCGTCCTCGGTCTCGGTGCCGGCCCCACTCTCGCCCCGATGCAGTTCCGCGCGCGCGAGGATTCCGTTCAGGTAATTGTGTGTCTTCGCCCCAGCGGGGATCGCCTCGTCGGGCACTCGGCGCGTCTCGACGGTCCGCACGGTCGCGGGCTCGTCCCAGACCGAGGTCCCCTCGAGCCCCCCGCGTGGGAGCGGTTTCGCGTAAATCACGACCGTCGGATCGACCTCGGGTCGGGGCGTCAGCTTCCCCGGCTGGACGCCGCGCGTAATCGAGAGCCGAACGTAGGCGTCCGCGAGGTCGTTCGCGGCAAGGGTCTCGTCGATCCGTCCGCGGAGATCGGTCCTGGTCAAATTATGTGCGAGCGACAGGGCGTCGCAGGTGGACTTGAGGCGCTCGAGATGGCGCTCCCACGCGAAGACCGTCCCGCCGTAGGCTCGAATGGTCTCGAAGGCGGCGTCGCCGTACCGAAAGCCTCGGTCGTCGACGCTAACGGTCGCCCCGCTCGCGGGCGCGATCTCGCCGTCGACGTGGTAGTAGCGATCACCTTCGTCAGTCATCCTGCGTCTCCTCCGTCGCCGTCGCTTCCGCGGCGAATCGACAGAAGTTCGCTATCATGCGTTTCCCGACCCGCAGCGAGATGCCGTCGTCACCGGCCGCGTCGTCGTGGCCCCGCGTCAGAATGCTCTCGGGGTGGAACTGGACGCCGACGTGGGGTTTCTCGCGGTGACGGACAGCCATCAACACGCCGCGCTCGTCGGTCGTCCGCGCCGTCTCGAGTAGCGAATCGGGCAGGTCCGCGCGGTCGACCGCCAGCGAGTGATACCGCCCGACCTGGAACGTCTCCGGCAACGCCGCGAAGATGCCGTCCCCGTCGTGCTCGACCGTCGAGGGCTTGCCGTGGACGACGTGGGGCGCGTGCACCACCGGCGCGCCGTTGGCCGCACAGAGGGCCTGATGGCCGAGACAGACGCCCAGAATCGGGTAGTCGGTCTCGGCGAACAGCGGAACCGAGATTCCCGCTTCCTCGGGCGTACCCGGCCCCGGCGAGACGACGATGCCAGTGGGATCGATCGACTCGAGATCGGCGAGACCGATCTCGTCGTTGCGCCGGACCACGACCTCGTCCGCCACCTCGCCGACGTACTGGACGAGGTTGTACGCGAACGAATCGTAGTTGTCGACCACCAACACCCTGTCGCTGCGGTCGCTCGCTGTCGCTCGCTCCCGGGTGCTACCTCCGTCACTCACGCTGCTCACCTCTGCCTTCAGCCTCGAGCGCCATTCCGGCCCGCTCGCCCAGTGCCTCGTCGACGGCCGCGATCAGCGCGCGGGCCTTGTCGAGGGTCTCGTCGTACTCGCGGTAGGGATCGGAGTCGTGGACGATCCCGGCGCCGACGCGGAGGTGGTACTCCTCGGCGTGGCGGACGAGCGTCCGGATGACGATGTTCAGCGTCGCCCGCCCGTCGAAACCGAAGATTCCGACGCTGCCCGTGTAGGGGCCCCGACGGGTCGCCTCAAGTTCGTCGATGATTTCCATCGTCCGCGGCTTCGGCGCGCCGGTGATCGTACCGCCCGGGAAGACCGCCGCGATAGCGTCGGCCAGCGACTCGTCGTCGCGCAGTCGTCCGGTCACGTTCGAGACGAGGTGCATCACCTCCGAGTAGCGGTCGATCCGCCGGTACTCGTCGACCGTCACGGAGCCGTACTCGCAGACCTTCCCGAGGTCGTTACGTTCCAGATCGACCAACATTGCGTGTTCGGCGCGTTCCTTCTCGTCGGTCAGGAGGTCCTCCTCGAGTTCTCGGTCGTCTTCGGCCGTCTCGCCGCGCGGTCGCGTGCCCGCGATGGGTTCCGTCCGGACGAAGTCGCCATTTCGTTCCAGTAATAGCTCGGGACTCGCGCTCACCAGATCGGCCGCACGAAACTCGAGGAGCCCCGAGTACGGCGCGGGGTTGACCCGTCGGAGGGCGTCGTAGGCCGCGACGGGGTGGACCGCCGCGGGGGCGACCAGCCGCTGGGAGACGTTCGCCTGAAAGGTGTCGCCGTCACGGACGTACTCCTTGACTCGACGGACGCGCTCGGCGAACGCCTCGCGGCCGCAGTCGCTCTCGAACGTCGCTTCGGACGTCGCGACTGGCGGCTCGTCGACCGCGGGATCGCCCTCGAGGGCGGCCCGCGCGAGCTCGAGCGCCCGGTCGCGGCCGCGTTCGTAGGCCGCCTCGAGCGTCTCGTCGGAGCGGCCGTCGCCGACCGCGATTCGCGGACAGGCCGTCACCCGCAGCGTCACCTCACCGTCGTCGGTCGGCGCTTCCCAGGCCGCCAGCCGGTCGTAGACGCCGATCTCGAGGCGGGGAAGCCCCCGATCGTCGACGGCCGACTCGGGAAGGGACTCGAGTTCGCGGGCGACGTCGTAGGAGAGCCAGCCGATCGCCCCGCAGGGGTAGGGGACCGAACAGTCGCCGCGAACCAGCTGGTCCTGCTCGAGGAGCCCCTCGAGGGCCGCCAGCGTCGGAGAATCCTCGTCGTCAGTTCGCGCGACCGCGTCGGGCCCGACCGTCAGCCGGTCGACGGGGTCGACGCCGAAGTAGCCCCAGCCGGGCTGGCCGCCGGTCGTCTCGAGGAAGGCGCCGCCCGCGTCGGCATCGCGCGCCCGTCGATAGGCGAGAAACGGATCGTCGACGGCGACGCGGACTTCGATTGGAATTCGAACGTCGGGTTCTCGTGACGTCGCGACGTCGGTCGTCACGTTGTCAGCCGGCGCATTATCGGTCGGTGTGGCGTCGTCACCCTCGAGCAGCTCATGGGCGGCGGCTCGAAACGACGCGAGCGAGGTAACGACGCGCGGATCGCTCATACCCCTTGGAAGGGAGCGAGCGCCTAATCCTCTTGCGGTTTCGAGAGTAGCGGAAAACGAGAGGCCGAGAGTAGCCGTCGGGAGAGTGGGAGGTCGGACAGTCGTGCGTGGGAACGAGGGCGTCGACGACTAGCGGACGTCCGCGCGGTCGATCCAGCCCTGAATGCGCGTTTCAGAGATGTCGGTCTGCTCGGACAGGTCGTCGGCGTCGGCGTCGGCGAGTTCGCCGACCGTTTCGACGCCCGCAGCGGCGAGGCGATCCGCGTAGGCCGGGCCGATCCCCTTGATCGAGTCGACCGGCTCCTGGTTGGTTTCGTCGTCGGCCGCCTCCTCCGGTTCGGACGCCGTCTCCGCGTCCGTCGCCGCGGATTCGTCGGCTGTCTCCGGCTCGATGGATTCCTCCTCGGGTTCCGCGGCGGCCGTCGGCTCCGGTTCTGGTTCGGTCGTCGCATCCGCGTCGGTCGAGTTGTCCGGCTCCGCCTCCTCGATGGCGGCGTCCGCAGCGCTGTCGGGCAGGTCCTCGACGTCCGGCGTTTCGTCCGCCGTGTCGGCAGCGGTCGCCTCCTCAGAGTCGTCAGCCGACGATCCGGCCGACTCGGCGGCTGCCGATTCCTCGGTTTCGACGGTCGACTCGTCAGCGTCAACGGCTGACTCCTCGGTATCGACGGCCGGCTCCTCGGTTTCGACAGCCGGCTCCTCAGTTCCGGCGGTCGACTCCTCGGTCCCGGTGGTCGTTTCGTCCGCGCCGCTCGTCGAACTCGAGGGCGCCGGCGTTTCGGTTGCCGCCGGCGTTTCCGTCGTCGATTCCGTCTCGGTCGGTTTGGCGTCGGCCTCGTCCTCCCGTGACCCTTCCCGTTCGACCGTTACCCCGACCTCTCGACCGCGTCCTCGCTCCGGGTCCGAATCGCCGAACCCGAGCAGCGACTTCAGCTTTTGGAGGATTGCCATTGTGGCGATATAGTCGGCTCCATCACTTAAATTCGCCTGATACTCGGATCTCGACCGTCGATTCCGGCCGCAGACCCGGCTCAGAGCCGATCGCGAAGCGCCGCGTTCATCGCGTCGACCGGCGCCTCTCGCCCGGTCCAGCGCTCGAACGCTTCGACGCCCTGGTAGAGCAACATCCACGCGCCGTCGACGGTCGTCGCCCCGGCCGCGGTCGCGTCCCGAAGGAGTCGCGTCTCGAGCGGGCGGTAGACCGCGTCCAGCACGGCTAGGTCGCCGTGGAGCGCGTCGGCCGGCACCGGCGTCTCGTCTTCCTCCATGCCGACGCTGGTGGCGTTGACGAGCACGTCGGCGTCGGAAAGCAGGTCGACGAGCGTCTCGTCCTCGAGGCCGTGACCCGTCGCGCCAGGCACCTCGTCGGCGAGGTCGCGGGCCGTCGACGCGGTCCGGTTGGCGATCTCGACGGTCGCGCCCGCGTCAGCGAGGCCGAAGGCGACGGCCCGGCCAGCGCCGCCGGCGCCGACGACGACCGCGCGTGCGCCGTCGACTGACACGCCGTGATCGCGCAGGGCACGCAGGGCACCGACCGCGTCGGTGTTGTGGCCCGTCGGGGCGCCCTCGCCCGTGAAATCGATCGTGTTGACGGCGCCGATCCGGGTCGCCAGTTCGTCCGCCTCGACGCACTCGAGGACGTCCTGCTTGAACGGAATCGTCACGTTCAGTCCCGCGATACCCAGCGCGTCGGCGCCGTCGATCGCGTCCTCGATCGCCGAGGGCTCGGGCTCGAAGGTGACGTAGCGAGCCTCGAGGCCGAGTTCGTCGTAGGCGGCTTCGTGCATCGGCGGCGACAGCGAGTGTCCGACCGGGTTGCCGAGCAACCCGAAGACGTCCATAGCCATACCACACAGTCGCGTCGAGGGGACTATAATCGGTGCGACTTCGGCGACGGAGCGTCCGCGCGCGATCCACAACCGACTCGCCGACGCGAGATGCTTTCGGATTTCTTTTACCCCCCTCTCGAGTAGCCGCCGCTATGCTCTCCGGCATTCCGCTGTATCTCGTCCTACTCGCGGCCGGTATCGTCGCGCTCTACGGCGGCGCGGAACTGCTCGTCGCCGGCGCCGGCCGGCTCGCGCTGGGGATCGGCCTCCGGGCGGCGACCGTCGGCGTGACGGTAGTCGCCTTCGCGACGACCGCGCCGGAACTGTTCGTCTCGACGATCGGCGCGCTGAACGTCTCGACAGATATCGGCCTCGGCGCGGTCATCGGCTCGAACATCGCCAACATCGGGCTGGTGCTCGGCATCTCGGCGCTCATCAAACCCCTCCAGGTCAGTTCGATCGTCATGCGCCGCCACGTTCCGTTCATGGTGTTCGCCGCGATACTGCTGGTCGCCCTCGGCGCCAACGGGACGATCGGCCGCCTCGAGGGCGCGGTCTTCCTGCTGGTACTGGCCGGTTTCACCGGCTATCTGCTCTACTACGTCAACGCCGACCCGGCGCCGATGATGGACGATCCGGACGCCGGCGAGGGGATCTCGCCCCGGGACGTCGCGCTCGTCGTCGGCGGGCTGATTGCGCTCGTCATCGGCTCGCGGTGGCTGGTCTCTGGCGGCACCGGGCTGTTGTCGGCGCTCGGCTTTTCGGACCTCTTTATCGGCCTGACGGTGCTCGCACTCGGCACCTCACTGCCGGAGCTGGCGGCGTCGGTCGTCAGTGCCGTCCGCGGCGAGACCGCGTTCTCCATCGGCAACGTCGTCGGCTCGAACATCTACAACATCCTCGCGGTGCTGGGGATCGTCGCCCTGATCACGCCGATCGAGATCGCCTCGAGCACGTTCCGGCTCGAACTCCCGTTCCTGCTCGCCTTCACGGTCGTCCTGGTCGCAATGATGGGGTACGGGCGGCGGCTCACGAGACTCGACGGCGCCGCGCTCGTCGTCGGCTACGCCGGATTCATCTACCTGCTGTTCCCGTCCTAGAAGAGTCCGTTAGGATGACCGCGAGAATCGGCGAAAACGTCTAGAGTGGTGTCGACTCTGTATTCCCGGTCGCGTCGGCACACTGTGACTGCAGTTGATCCAGTCGCGGCCCGACGTGTTCGCGGACGATCCGTACCAGCGCGTTCTCCGGGCCGTCGCCGGTGATGGCGGTCGTCCGCGACGGCGGCGACGATTCCTCGTCGGCCGTGACGAGCATCACGCGCTCGCGATCGGCGAAGACGACGTGCCCGTGGTGGTTCCAGCCGGTGGGGAGGTTCAGCCAGTCGCACTGGGGCTCGCAGATCGTCGCCCCGGGAACGGCCGACCTGACGGTGTCCCGAACGCGGGGCGACTGCGAGCCGACGTAGACGTCGACCCCGCGGTCGGCGGCGGCTTGCCAGCGCTCGAGACAGCGCCGCCCGAGCAGTCCCGCGTCGGGCACCGTCACGACCAATTCTTCCTCGGCGCTGTCCGCGATCTCGTGGCCCCTGGCGACGACGCGTTCGGTCCCCTCGAGCGTCCGGCAGCCGCCCGCGTCCGTCGAGACGCCCGCGGTTTCGCTCCCCGCGCCGACGCCGTCAGTCTCCGACTGTCCGTCGGCCGTTCGCAGAAGCGTGCACACGTCCGCGAGCGGTCCATCGGCCAGCCACTCGGCTTGCCACTGAGCCGCGTCCGTCTCGATCGAGGCGATTCCGTCGGCTCGATCGTACGCGACGAGACCGGCGTCCTCGAGCGCGGGCAGGTCGTCGTGGGCGAGTCGCGTCTCGATCGGTGCCCGTGCCGATTCGTCGACGTCGACGAGCCGCGTTTCCTCGCTTCGCGCCACGAGGGTCGCGGCGAGGTCGGCGACGGCGAGCCCCTCGGGGTGTCTCGCGAGGACGCGACAGACCTCGCGGCGACGGGCGGGACACAGCGCCTCGAGCGTTCGGTTCACCCGCTGTTCGTCCCACTCCGTGCCGCCGGTCGGGTTCTCGAGCAGGAACGTCACCCAGTCGGCGTCGAACAGCGGCCGGTCGGCGAGGGCGAGCCACCGTGTTTCGTCGTCCGGTTCCCGCTCGATCAGCAGGTCGGCCTCGAGCAGCCGGGGGACGTGGTTGTGAACGAGTTCGA containing:
- a CDS encoding shikimate dehydrogenase, with the protein product MDVFGLLGNPVGHSLSPPMHEAAYDELGLEARYVTFEPEPSAIEDAIDGADALGIAGLNVTIPFKQDVLECVEADELATRIGAVNTIDFTGEGAPTGHNTDAVGALRALRDHGVSVDGARAVVVGAGGAGRAVAFGLADAGATVEIANRTASTARDLADEVPGATGHGLEDETLVDLLSDADVLVNATSVGMEEDETPVPADALHGDLAVLDAVYRPLETRLLRDATAAGATTVDGAWMLLYQGVEAFERWTGREAPVDAMNAALRDRL
- a CDS encoding helix-hairpin-helix domain-containing protein: MAILQKLKSLLGFGDSDPERGRGREVGVTVEREGSREDEADAKPTETESTTETPAATETPAPSSSTSGADETTTGTEESTAGTEEPAVETEEPAVDTEESAVDADESTVETEESAAAESAGSSADDSEEATAADTADETPDVEDLPDSAADAAIEEAEPDNSTDADATTEPEPEPTAAAEPEEESIEPETADESAATDAETASEPEEAADDETNQEPVDSIKGIGPAYADRLAAAGVETVGELADADADDLSEQTDISETRIQGWIDRADVR
- a CDS encoding anthranilate synthase component II, coding for MSDGGSTRERATASDRSDRVLVVDNYDSFAYNLVQYVGEVADEVVVRRNDEIGLADLESIDPTGIVVSPGPGTPEEAGISVPLFAETDYPILGVCLGHQALCAANGAPVVHAPHVVHGKPSTVEHDGDGIFAALPETFQVGRYHSLAVDRADLPDSLLETARTTDERGVLMAVRHREKPHVGVQFHPESILTRGHDDAAGDDGISLRVGKRMIANFCRFAAEATATEETQDD
- the pabB gene encoding aminodeoxychorismate synthase, component I, whose amino-acid sequence is MSDPRVVTSLASFRAAAHELLEGDDATPTDNAPADNVTTDVATSREPDVRIPIEVRVAVDDPFLAYRRARDADAGGAFLETTGGQPGWGYFGVDPVDRLTVGPDAVARTDDEDSPTLAALEGLLEQDQLVRGDCSVPYPCGAIGWLSYDVARELESLPESAVDDRGLPRLEIGVYDRLAAWEAPTDDGEVTLRVTACPRIAVGDGRSDETLEAAYERGRDRALELARAALEGDPAVDEPPVATSEATFESDCGREAFAERVRRVKEYVRDGDTFQANVSQRLVAPAAVHPVAAYDALRRVNPAPYSGLLEFRAADLVSASPELLLERNGDFVRTEPIAGTRPRGETAEDDRELEEDLLTDEKERAEHAMLVDLERNDLGKVCEYGSVTVDEYRRIDRYSEVMHLVSNVTGRLRDDESLADAIAAVFPGGTITGAPKPRTMEIIDELEATRRGPYTGSVGIFGFDGRATLNIVIRTLVRHAEEYHLRVGAGIVHDSDPYREYDETLDKARALIAAVDEALGERAGMALEAEGRGEQRE
- a CDS encoding aminotransferase class IV, which gives rise to MTDEGDRYYHVDGEIAPASGATVSVDDRGFRYGDAAFETIRAYGGTVFAWERHLERLKSTCDALSLAHNLTRTDLRGRIDETLAANDLADAYVRLSITRGVQPGKLTPRPEVDPTVVIYAKPLPRGGLEGTSVWDEPATVRTVETRRVPDEAIPAGAKTHNYLNGILARAELHRGESGAGTETEDGTAADEALMRDLEGSVAEGATSNLFFVRDGTLHTPTTDGDVLPGITREIVLELAAEEGIPTREGRYDLTDVRGADEAFLTNRTWELRPIATLDDREIGGGPVTERLSRLYDERVEQACYSSR
- a CDS encoding MATE family efflux transporter — translated: MIEQFLRTMMRTTDVVVTGLFSPAAVAAVGLADLYARLPLRIGLGLGSGVIALLSQDTGSGATGNRDEAITQAILLGAVAGLPFVLFGVLFGERAIGVLGAESAVARMGGLYLAIIFATSPARHVALVAARSMQGAGDTRTPMYLNVVSNGLNIVGTLVLGLGLGPAPRLHILGVGIATAFGNVFSALALVAAIRGPWTPAGFVRPRQWTVTKQLLAISAPRIAEGLVTTVLEFPFNSILLVFGTDVNAAYQIGRRVYQQLTSPISRGYRTGTSIVVGQTLGDGDPAGARYNGWAAALLGLLTVGSLGGVIFVGAERIVGLFTDDPSTIGYAAGFARAYALAAPVTILYVVLSGALTSGSDTRTPFVARVSGMAVGMLGVSAVGGIYLDYGMSAVYASIVVFYVWAMIYVAVGYYRGGWVERTRTMMDERGSAPSED
- a CDS encoding DUF7344 domain-containing protein translates to MNPGSATEQITTAFDGLAAPRRRYLLSVLFDRREPTSLETLATEVAVREHASPIVTTEQVRTAHIELVHNHVPRLLEADLLIEREPDDETRWLALADRPLFDADWVTFLLENPTGGTEWDEQRVNRTLEALCPARRREVCRVLARHPEGLAVADLAATLVARSEETRLVDVDESARAPIETRLAHDDLPALEDAGLVAYDRADGIASIETDAAQWQAEWLADGPLADVCTLLRTADGQSETDGVGAGSETAGVSTDAGGCRTLEGTERVVARGHEIADSAEEELVVTVPDAGLLGRRCLERWQAAADRGVDVYVGSQSPRVRDTVRSAVPGATICEPQCDWLNLPTGWNHHGHVVFADRERVMLVTADEESSPPSRTTAITGDGPENALVRIVREHVGPRLDQLQSQCADATGNTESTPL
- a CDS encoding calcium/sodium antiporter; translated protein: MLSGIPLYLVLLAAGIVALYGGAELLVAGAGRLALGIGLRAATVGVTVVAFATTAPELFVSTIGALNVSTDIGLGAVIGSNIANIGLVLGISALIKPLQVSSIVMRRHVPFMVFAAILLVALGANGTIGRLEGAVFLLVLAGFTGYLLYYVNADPAPMMDDPDAGEGISPRDVALVVGGLIALVIGSRWLVSGGTGLLSALGFSDLFIGLTVLALGTSLPELAASVVSAVRGETAFSIGNVVGSNIYNILAVLGIVALITPIEIASSTFRLELPFLLAFTVVLVAMMGYGRRLTRLDGAALVVGYAGFIYLLFPS